The DNA sequence ATGTTAGATACCTTCGTGGGCTGAGACAGGGAGATCCACTTTCACCCCTTCTCTTTGCCCTAGTTACTGACGTCCTAAGCCTTATGTTCAAACATGCTTTGAACTCAGGGATTTTGTATGGAGTACCTATCGGGAATTGGGGCAAAATGTGCAATTTACAATACGCAGATAACCTGCTAATCGTGACAGCATGCGGTGTTGAGGACTTGAGAATCATTAAACTCATTCTGTTGCTTTTTCAAAGCATGTCTGGGCTAGCGGTCAACTTCCATAAAACATGTTTATTTGAATCCTCAGGTATTCAATTACCTAATAACCATCTAGCAAGGACACTCAACTGTACAAGGGGTACTCTCCCGGTATTTTACCTCGGTGTGCCAATCTCTGGCAAAAGACCTCGTAGGCAAGACTGGGAGATTCTAATTGTAAAAATTCGTTCTAAATTAACTTCTTGGAAATCCAAGCTTTTATCTCTAGGTGGACGACTAACACTCGTCAACTCTGTTCTTTCTGCCGTCCCAACCTATTGGATGTCCATTTTTAGACTTCCCTCTTGGGTTATCAAAGCTATTGATAGGATTAGGAGGGATTTCCTTTGGTCAGGTGCAGAAAATGATAAACCTAAGATGCGTTTAGTCAGTTGGAATCGTATCTGCAGACCCAGAGAACATGGGGGTTGGGGAATTATAAATTTAGATGACTTCAATCTTGCACTCttagggaaatggtggtggaaatttacCACCGGAGTACCTTGGTGTGGAAGAGAGATAATTctttataattatttccaaTATTCCCCGCTTTGGAATCTCCATAATCGCCCCCCACAAAGAAGGTCATTTATCTGGAATGGCCTCTTACAATGTCTTCCTGCCTTTAGAAATTGTATTCCTTCAATTGTACACAATGGGGACTCCACTCTTTTTTGGCTTGATAAATGGGTGGAGAATCGTGCGCCAATGTTACTTTGGCCAGAGCAGTTCATCCTCTCCAATCGCTCCTTTGATACAGTTCAAAATCTGGCTCATTTATTACAATCTCCTTGGTTCGTAGACGGGACTCACTCTACAATTGGGCTCTTAAGTAGCAGTGTCCCAAACACACATGGTCTGAGAGATAGCAAAAAGTGGAGTCTTACGGCAAATGGAAGATACTACGTCAAATCGTTTCTACGGTTTTCTTAGACACGGGCGCAGTGGCGGGGAGCCATGTGTAAGACCACCAATTTGATTTGGAAGAGTCcttgtccaaaaaaaatttgtgtttagTTGGCTAGCTTAGGACAATAGTATCCTCACTCAAGATAAGCTGGCAGCACGAGGATGTAACAGACTCCCCACTGCGACATGTGATATGTGTAACGCAGGCATTGAAACTGTTGATCACTTATTCTTTTTCCCCGCCCATTTGCCACGCTTTATCCGGAATTCTCTCATTCCAATTTTTTTCGACTACTGCCACCTCACGATCGGCTCATGCTCTTTGGGGATCTTGGAGGCCCAAACTCTCTTCTCATGTGAGAGATGCGGGGGACCTCATTATCCGTGCTTTAAtgtggaacatttggctagAAAGAAATGCTCGCATTTTTAGGGATACATACTCTGCATGTAAATCTGTATTATGCAAATGTATTCATATGTTTCTACTTTGGTTGAATGCAGTACCAGATAAAAAAAAGCCAAGATTGGAGGATTTAGCGGTGTCTGCTAAACGCAGCCTGGACTTCCTGAATGACCAGCCAAGATCCGGCGAAGAAGACAAAGCTGAGTAGTCAGTGATTTTTTTACCCTAACCTTTGGGTGGGTTAGGGGTcttgttatgttattttgtttcgACCTTGTTATCTTGTACTTTGTTTTTGCTCCACTTCTAGTGGATGTTGCTTGGACTTATTTTCagttaatgcatgtggtttattcactttttcaaacaaaaaaaaaacattttttggTAAATGCAAGTGAAAATTGAAACTAAATATAGAGAGTAAGTgcttttaatcaaatttttataaataataaagaaattgatatctggttaatttatttttattttaatgcatgtaaattatttttttgtcattatttttcatttaaaaatgataCTCATGAGTTTGTGTTTCTgaaaattctcattttttttaaatgtttgactTATTGGCcaccaattattattattattattattattattattattattattattattattatttttcaataccCAATCTTCATATGTCACGTATAGTAACTAACatcttaggtttttttttaaaaaataaattttaatattaatctaGCAATTTTTAAGCCAAGGTTACATAATAAACATCGTGCTAagatattctattttatttatttatttattgttatcgaatttgatttgtttattttgcaaaataattcgataaaaaaaatttatataagaaacaaatacaCACATGCGATCCATGACCAACAATTATTTGGTCTATTAtgtaaaaagtatttattttgttgaggagACAGATTTGAATCTTAACTCGAACACATAGAGAGCACTATTGTTGTAGAGCTTAAGTCATCGCATGTACACGTCCCTAACACGTGATTTGTCcacatttgtatatatatattaaaaaaaaaatacatgagatGGCTATGCTAGTTAGAAAAACTTAAGTTTTCTTATTATAGTCATAATTTAATGGTATCAAAGTTTGGATTAAATAGTACTCCCTCCATTCCAAAATACATGTcgatttaagaaaaaaaaattattccaaaataaatgtCGTTTTACAATATAAaggcaatatttattattattatttttttcaattttacccATTTTCAATttcctaagttatataaatgaacagagtaatatttataatccaaaaaaaaatatatggttcCAAGAGAGggataatttattaatttggatgttttttatgttaacttttaaaaaatttaatgctaTGCTTAATTCTTGTACAACATCCTTAAACGATATGTAATTTGGAATGGAGGGAGTACCAATAATATACATGATATGAAGGtgatgaaaatgagaagaacatactccctccatttcaaAATACAAGTTGTTTAAGTATGTTGGACAAGATTTAAGAAtatcattaaattttctaaaatttaacataaaaattatccaaattactaaactatccctCTTTTgggaccatatatatatatttggaactatcaatattactctcttcatttataCTCCCTCCTTTCCTTTTTAGTTGCcacatttaactaattcacaccgattaagaaaaattggttaaaattagttgattacctatattttatacaaaaaaatcattactttacaaaattacccctatttaaaaccccactagtggagaatataatttaatgcttaattgattttttttattggaaattgtacaagtatattaaattaaaggctaaatttaaaagaaattatttaatgatGCACAAAGTTtataatgtgacaagtaaaaaagaacagaGAAGAGCTCCGAAAAgtgacaactaaaaaagaatggagggtgtataacttaggaaattgaagatgggtaaaattagaaaaaaaataataaatattgccttgatattgtaaaaacaactattttagaataaattttttctcttaaaacGACTTGTATTTCAGAATGGAGGGAGTAATTTTCTTTTGGATATTAGGGCAATTTTAATAGTTATACTAGCATAGAATTTGATGCTTATGTTACATCATCAATCCATTAAACTCTTATTCATTATACTATCTCCCATAATAATTATACCATAATGCATAATATGAAACCaacaattattttattcatctttttaactatttaaattatatgttttttaaagtggaaattgctaaaaacaccctcaaaatttgcaatatgcacagattCTCCCCTTAAATTTGgctatccataaaaaccccttccttttgaatacaatgattttttaaaccccccaaacatctaacagtgattgatagagttaatttggaattttttggacgaaattgtcgctcgcgtgggaagttgtggcaagtgtgacagggtttgactataatgcccttgggtgcaatgagcttctatttaaaaatgaggcttctatttaaaatatgaggtatgaggttctgtttaaaaaatgagtttcttgtttaaaaaatgagttttctatttaaaaaaattagttttttgtttaaaaaaatgagttttctgtttaagaaatgagttttttgttaaaaaaaaaaaagagttttctgtttaataaatgaggtttctgtttaaaaaaataaggtctctgtttaagaaatgagttttctgtttaagaaatgaggtttttgtttaaaaaaatgaagtctctatttaagaaatgagttttttggggtgtatttatcaccccccaaaatctctttattgcagTTGGGCTGGGCCagtgagacaaagcatgcggctcacaatcacagtcacgttgcatgaaaactgggatttcgaaccctagaattttgatctccacctcgatctagatctcgatcttgccagagaaaaaggtgcaacctttcgatgccttcgctcgacgacgaggagcgtgcggtcttccccgaggtcgacgacgaaaaagatgaaagaaatgaggtcgacgacagggaagacgatgaagatgaagacgaagacgaagacggcgagatcgaaccctcatcggcgccgcttcctccctcagttcccgtcaccgacttaggcaccatggatagAAACCCcagaatgatccctaaccctaaccctaaccctattgatatccatgttgcggtctccgcagtcaagaatggttccgttcaagttcagcctgtcttatccgacgtcgccaccgaagacctcaccactccgaccgtcgaggaacgtcgccaaccggatcgccaacaccgacaaagatttctcttttaagaccccacacgagcagaccaccttcgagatcgctcgccagatCTGGAGCTCAGGACTCAAGCGTTCGCGCGAGATATGCGACAATGAGATACTCAAtatccctactcaatgaggtttctgtttaaaaaaatgaggtctctgtttaaaaaataagctctctgtttaagaaatgagttctctgtttatatgcttgtttgtctttgtttaactatcgatgtttttgtttaatatattgcgtttacgtttaaaaaaagtgattaaatatcgttgtttctatttaaatatgtacgagtggccaagattaattggtttttatatccaggattaatttatcacgtaaatatttgtttttctgtttaaatattaatgtttttgtttaaaaaatgagttttatgtttaaaaaaatgaggtttctgtttaagaaatgagttttctgtttaagaaatgagttttttgtttaagaaatgaggtttctgtttaagaaatgaacactctttttaagaaatgaactctctgtttaagaaatgagttctctgtttaaaaaatgagctctctgtttaagaaataagtacatgcaaaaagaaatgcaaaaaagaatgaaaaaaatgtatgcaaaaatgtttaagggcaatgatggaatttcataatgcagggggtaaaaaggaagtgaaacaataaaggaagggctgtctgaggtatgcaaaactcacaggggctgtttgggaagttttgaaattatcgaggggtaaacagtaattttcccttttttaaaacatatttatttacaacatattgcatattataataaaataattaaataaatatattaaaaattgatttaaaaaatacatatttacataataaaatatatactaacaataatattttagtatatatcggtgccattttaattatttgaatatttttaaaaattaaaaataaaaagagccTCACATTTGAGACCCCAATAGTGTTTATACTATACACCTCTATGGCCCCCAATTTTACTATCAATAGTGTTTCTAACAAGGATTTATGGAGCACTTAGCGCTCATTGAACGATCATCAATCCCTATTAAAGATGCTATTATACGATAAAGAAACTCTTGCATTAtaccaaaagataaaaaaaaaaaaagtacatttatctcaattttactatttaaaatactttttagGGCGATATATTATTCTCccaaataaagtaataaaatatttcattataaagTATAGACATTAATGTTTTAGATTTGTGAAAATAAGTTCTAATGGAGTTAATGAAATTGTTggtggattattattattactaattattattattattttccttgaTTTGAGATGATTCggaatatgtatgtatgtatatatatatatatatatatatcgttgtACAAAAATAAGGTTAAAGCATTTTTGGTTAATGTATTAATGTTCAATTTTTgtcattcaatttaaaatattgaaaatatttcatatttttttatttatttttgtctctctATTTTAAAAACGTAGCCATTGAATTTAAGTGTAAAGACGAAAACTACActttatgaataatttattaattaaatattctttttactaatgttcaaaataaaattcacaTCAATATATTGATGGGAAAAATTATATCCTTTTGACATGTATGCTACACATACAATAGCCATTGCAATATGAAAAATACAGAATAAAACTCAACTACACAAGATCAAATTTACACAAAAATAGGACGAAAAAACTACATAGCACAGATATGCTAAGCACACAataaaaattagggtttagTACAAAACACTTCTCTTAAAACCTAAATTAATcgtttgataataataatacactCTATTACTGTTGCATTGATCAATGCACTAAAAAGTAAAACTCTAAATGAAACTCAAAAAGTAATACATAAAGATAACAATTAAAGCTTGTCGAGGCAaaaacaaaccctaaccctaaaattTAAAGCTTTCCACAATCATAATATGACCTTTTGACCATAGCCCTACCCAAAATCCCAGCCAAAACTTTCTCCCTCAAAAACCTTATAAATGTATTATCACTTTGTTGAAGTATTCCCAAAACATAAGAAGTAGTGATAAGATCAAAGCCCCTCCACTTCCTTTCTTTAACATACTTCTCCAACCCTAATCTAACCCTAACATGCTCTTCTTTTGCATCTCCATTGTTACCTCCCTTCAAAGCTTCACTCAAACACCTTGCAAGCACAACACCATCTTCCAATGCTGAGCAACCACCTTGCCCTAAATCTGGTGTCATTGGATGAAATGCATCACCTGTCACTGTTACATTGCTTTTGCATATGTTCCCATAAAGAAGCTCTAAAGGCCACCTTAATCTTAGTGGAGAGCACAGCAAGCCATTGATGTCACTCTTCTCTATGACTTTTATGAAGTTTTGGGGCACTTTTGCTTCTTTGAACTTGTTTATCACAAgttgttgaatttccacaccaTCTTCCATCTTCTTGTCTAAAGcaccaattaaataaaatcatgagttCTCTTTTAATAATGAAGTATGCaatgcttttgtttttaatctgaGGTAATAGAAAATTgcttaatatttttatgtttagtctaggtttttttttttcaacaaccCACACAGACCTTTATTTATGACTCAATTATGCATTGGAAGAGAGCTTGCATTAAAGtcaaatatcttatattttgtgATTGTAACGATAGTCAATGTTGTGCTACGTAGTGTgtcaaatgatatttttatttggatactttattattattattattattattttgaaattgttttaagTCTTTTCAATTATATAAGttatttggttttggttttggttttggttttggttttaaaGCATTTGgtgtatttctattttttatattagatgAGATGAAGATATTATTTTTTGAGTTTGCTTTATAATTAACTAGTGcgtatgaattaaaaattatgtattcACAATATAAGCTTTGGAAAAGTCAGGATTATAAAGTTTTTCATGTTAGCCActcaatatatgaaaaatatttttttaatataaatacatTTTCTTTGAGCAAATCAAAcctctaatatatatttttctgcaTTAAATAATCaacttatataataatattaatattttgaaagtaaaagctaacataatattatatatatgcataaaatcATACAATTTTAACAAagtaatatatgtatatattgccCGAGTTTGTGATAATCATAAACTCATGTTTACTTAAAATAAGATTAATTATCATTTAAGTTATCTACTTGGAGTTTTGAAAGACTAATCTAATTTAAATCTTAATTGAACCTAATTaatatggtttatatataattatatataaagcaCCATGTATACAAATAAGGCGCTTGCTTAGTTATGAAAGTCTAGTGTGTCTAATACAGCGGGGTGGTGTGCTCACTAACTTATCATGGTGTGTGAAGTTTGTCTCATTGAATGCATGCATATTTACATATtcactttaatttaattaattcacacccaataaaaaaatcagttaaaattagttattatttttaaattcataaaaaaagttagttgttattttgaattcataaaaaattctattaattttctaaaaataccccaagttaaaaaataaaaaactcatcaaaatgttattaatttttatttaaaatttaattgtaaagttggaaaaaaaaatatttaattcttcACAGATTTCTAAATAGatatgaagaaataaaaaaaaacttctaaaataagacaaataaCAAGGACCGGAAAGAGTATTtctaacatgtatatatatatatatatatatatatataagaagattTACCTTTAAATGATGGAGACCAAGTGAAGAACCAGTATACCATTTTATCGTCACAAGGTAATATGCCGGCTTTGAAACCTTCcccaaaaaattgaaaaaaattggcaTCGAAGCCATGGCCATCAGGAAACTCGGCAAAGCCTCTGATGCCTGACCTTCCTGAAAAAGATGCCTTCTTGAGACCCAACCATTTAGATACTACAGAGTTCACTCCATCACACCCTATCAACACCTGttagttataaaaataattaaaaaaaataaaaataaattgatgaattgatgaattGATTACCTCCTTAACTAAAAATTAGCAATAAATGAAttgaactttttttaaaaaaaaaatgtgctaTCTTTatcattaaaagtttttttaaattatgagaaGAAATAACATTACCTTTGTTCTCAATGTCGAACCATCTACTAATTGTAAGATCTTCACATTATCGGATTCTTCGATTGATACAACCTTTGATGAGTATCTAATTGTGTCACTTGGAAGCTCTTTTGCAAGAGTTTTTAGTAACAAATCCCTCTGCAAACACCGAATTTCAAGCCCTTCACTGTAAATTTTTTAAGCATATTTTAGTTCATGATTAATAggatacatttatatatatatataatgatttttagaaattttcagGGGTACATATGCATGGATTTATTTGATCATgtaatatgtaaaaatatatttcattatatatagtgTAGAAAGACATatatgtaaaaagaaaaaaaagaaaaattaaatttgcaaAGGTATACATGATATTTGATTTCTTGCAAATTatcataaatatgtatatatatatatatatatatataaccttctTTTAATGCTTGAACAAGGACCAAAAATGTTTCATTCTTTTAAAGTTTAAGGATTATACATGAACTTCACTTTTTATTTCAAGGATCAAATTGAATTCTTATGTAGGTATAATTATTTATCTTCCAGATATTTACATATATCATCACTTTTGGTAGATGCTTCATGAAAAATTGAATTGAGACAATATATTTGGCTAAAAAAACTAatagtaaaaattaaatatttttttcttgtggcATGTATATCCCTAAAATGAAATTATATTGGGTGATGAAG is a window from the Dioscorea cayenensis subsp. rotundata cultivar TDr96_F1 chromosome 2, TDr96_F1_v2_PseudoChromosome.rev07_lg8_w22 25.fasta, whole genome shotgun sequence genome containing:
- the LOC120278968 gene encoding monooxygenase 2-like, which gives rise to MEAIEDIVIVGAGLAGLATALGLHRKGVKSVVLESSDVLRAAGFAFSTWANAWRALDALGVGDELRHHHLHLEGLTVYSESNGEVGTKIPFTANEGLEIRCLQRDLLLKTLAKELPSDTIRYSSKVVSIEESDNVKILQLVDGSTLRTKVLIGCDGVNSVVSKWLGLKKASFSGRSGIRGFAEFPDGHGFDANFFQFFGEGFKAGILPCDDKMVYWFFTWSPSFKDKKMEDGVEIQQLVINKFKEAKVPQNFIKVIEKSDINGLLCSPLRLRWPLELLYGNICKSNVTVTGDAFHPMTPDLGQGGCSALEDGVVLARCLSEALKGGNNGDAKEEHVRVRLGLEKYVKERKWRGFDLITTSYVLGILQQSDNTFIRFLREKVLAGILGRAMVKRSYYDCGKL